In Streptomyces sp. NBC_01551, one DNA window encodes the following:
- the dapC gene encoding succinyldiaminopimelate transaminase, with amino-acid sequence MAALSARLPAFPWDKLEPYKATAAAHADGIVDLSVGTPVDPVPQLIQRALVEAADSPGYPTVWGTAALRDAITGWLRGRLGASAAGHRNVLPVVGSKELVAWLPTQLGLGAGDKVAYPRLAYPTYEVGARLCGAEAVVYDDPTELDPAGVKLLWLNSPSNPTGKVIPKDDLIRIVAWAREHGILVFSDECYLELGWEAEPVSVLHDEVCGGSYEGLVAVHSLSKRSNLAGYRAAFVAGDADVLRELLEIRKHGGMMTPAPVQAATVAALGDDEHVEEQRGRYAARRAALRGALEAHGFRIEHSEASLYLWATRDEPCWETVAYLAGLGILVAPGDFYGEAGERFVRVAFTATDERVAAAVKRLG; translated from the coding sequence GTGGCCGCACTTTCCGCACGTCTTCCCGCCTTTCCCTGGGACAAGCTGGAGCCGTACAAGGCGACGGCGGCGGCCCACGCGGACGGCATCGTCGACCTGTCGGTCGGCACCCCCGTCGACCCGGTGCCGCAGCTGATCCAGCGCGCCCTCGTCGAGGCCGCGGACTCCCCGGGCTACCCGACGGTGTGGGGCACGGCCGCCCTGCGCGACGCGATCACCGGCTGGCTGCGCGGCCGCCTCGGCGCGAGCGCCGCCGGGCACCGCAACGTGCTGCCGGTGGTCGGCTCCAAGGAACTGGTGGCCTGGCTGCCGACCCAGCTGGGTCTGGGCGCCGGCGACAAGGTCGCGTACCCGCGGCTCGCCTACCCGACGTACGAGGTCGGCGCGCGCCTGTGCGGCGCCGAGGCGGTCGTGTACGACGACCCGACCGAGCTCGACCCGGCCGGCGTCAAGCTGCTCTGGCTCAACTCCCCGTCCAACCCGACCGGGAAGGTCATCCCCAAGGACGACCTGATCCGGATCGTGGCCTGGGCGCGCGAGCACGGGATCCTCGTCTTCAGCGACGAGTGCTACCTGGAGCTGGGCTGGGAGGCCGAGCCCGTCTCCGTCCTCCACGACGAGGTCTGCGGCGGGTCCTACGAGGGCCTGGTCGCCGTCCACTCGCTCTCCAAGCGGTCGAACCTGGCGGGCTACCGGGCGGCCTTCGTCGCCGGTGACGCCGACGTGCTCCGCGAGCTGCTGGAGATCCGCAAGCACGGCGGCATGATGACCCCCGCCCCGGTGCAGGCGGCCACCGTCGCCGCGCTCGGCGACGACGAGCACGTCGAGGAGCAGCGCGGCCGCTACGCCGCCCGCCGCGCGGCGCTGCGCGGGGCCCTGGAGGCGCACGGCTTCCGCATCGAGCACAGCGAGGCCAGCCTCTACCTGTGGGCGACCCGGGACGAGCCCTGCTGGGAGACGGTGGCGTACCTCGCCGGGCTCGGCATCCTCGTCGCGCCGGGCGACTTCTACGGGGAGGCGGGCGAGCGGTTCGTACGGGTCGCCTTCACGGCCACGGACGAGCGGGTCGCGGCGGCCGTCAAGCGGCTCGGCTGA
- a CDS encoding ATP-binding protein yields MTLPLTRRIARTALLLAAGAAPVVGAAGAASAAGLDAVPQLPQLGALTAPAADSPAGEALGTGEATAAAATDTATQVAPVAPGELTGTAGSLLGGLPAAGQATSGLPAAPELPLGGLPLGGLGG; encoded by the coding sequence ATGACCCTCCCCCTGACCCGCCGGATCGCCCGCACCGCGCTGCTGCTCGCCGCCGGCGCAGCACCCGTGGTCGGTGCGGCCGGCGCGGCCAGCGCCGCGGGCCTGGACGCCGTGCCGCAGCTGCCGCAGCTGGGCGCGCTCACCGCCCCCGCCGCCGACTCTCCGGCGGGCGAGGCCCTCGGCACCGGCGAGGCCACCGCCGCCGCGGCCACCGACACCGCCACGCAGGTGGCCCCGGTCGCCCCGGGCGAGCTCACCGGCACCGCCGGTTCGCTGCTCGGCGGTCTGCCGGCCGCCGGTCAGGCCACCTCCGGGCTGCCCGCCGCGCCGGAGCTGCCGCTGGGCGGGCTGCCCCTGGGCGGCCTGGGCGGCTGA
- the dapE gene encoding succinyl-diaminopimelate desuccinylase: MSESELDLTLDAAELTARLVDIPSVSGDEKVLADLVESALRDLPHLTVDRHGNNVVARTHLGRAERVVLAGHLDTVPIADNLPSRLDENDVLWGCGTTDMKSGVAVQLRIAATVPEPNRDLTFVFYDQEEVAADLNGLGKVAEAHPDWLTGDFAVLLEPSDGEVEGGCQGTLRVLLRTAGERAHSARSWMGSNAIHSASAILAKLAAYEPRKPVIDGLEYHEGLNAVRIEGGVANNVIPDACTVTVNFRYAPDRSVEEALAHVREVFADCDIAEFVVDDSSGGALPGLAHPAAAAFMEAVGGRAMPKFGWTDVARFSALGIPAVNYGPGDALLAHKVDERVETKAILHCEERLRAWLTS; the protein is encoded by the coding sequence ATGTCCGAATCCGAGCTGGACCTCACCCTGGACGCCGCCGAGCTGACTGCCCGGCTCGTCGACATCCCCTCCGTGAGCGGGGACGAAAAGGTACTCGCCGACCTCGTGGAAAGCGCGCTGCGCGACCTGCCGCACCTCACGGTGGACCGCCACGGCAACAACGTCGTGGCCCGCACGCACCTCGGCCGCGCCGAGCGCGTCGTCCTCGCCGGCCACCTCGACACCGTGCCGATCGCCGACAACCTCCCCTCCCGCCTCGACGAGAACGACGTCCTGTGGGGCTGCGGCACGACCGACATGAAGTCCGGCGTCGCCGTACAGCTGCGCATCGCCGCGACCGTGCCCGAGCCGAACCGGGACCTGACCTTCGTCTTCTACGACCAGGAGGAGGTCGCCGCCGACCTCAACGGCCTGGGCAAGGTCGCCGAGGCCCACCCCGACTGGCTGACCGGCGACTTCGCGGTCCTGCTGGAGCCCTCCGACGGAGAGGTCGAGGGCGGCTGCCAGGGCACCCTGCGCGTGCTGCTGCGCACCGCCGGCGAGCGCGCGCACTCCGCCCGCAGCTGGATGGGCTCCAACGCCATCCACTCGGCGAGCGCGATTCTCGCCAAACTCGCCGCCTACGAGCCCCGCAAGCCGGTGATCGACGGCCTGGAGTACCACGAGGGCCTGAACGCGGTCCGCATCGAGGGCGGCGTCGCGAACAACGTGATCCCCGACGCCTGCACCGTGACGGTGAACTTCCGCTACGCCCCCGACCGCAGCGTGGAGGAGGCCCTGGCCCACGTCCGGGAGGTCTTCGCGGACTGCGACATCGCGGAGTTCGTGGTCGACGACTCCTCCGGCGGCGCCCTCCCCGGCCTTGCCCACCCGGCGGCCGCGGCCTTCATGGAGGCGGTCGGCGGCCGCGCCATGCCGAAGTTCGGCTGGACCGACGTGGCCCGCTTCAGCGCCCTCGGCATCCCGGCGGTCAACTACGGCCCGGGCGACGCCCTGCTGGCCCACAAGGTCGACGAACGCGTCGAGACGAAGGCCATCCTCCACTGCGAGGAACGACTCCGCGCCTGGCTGACCTCCTGA
- a CDS encoding TIGR00730 family Rossman fold protein, whose protein sequence is MGNPEGNARRRPQEQQLGPVLRRRSQVQAGSTTDQRLLDSAGPSEWVHTDPWRVLRIQSEFIEGFGTLAELPPAISVFGSARTPVDSPEYEAGVRIGHALVDAGFAVITGGGPGAMEAANKGAREANGISVGLGIELPFEQGLNQHVDLGLNFRYFFVRKTMFVKYSQGFVVLPGGLGTLDEMFEALTLVQTQKITRFPIVLFGTEYWGGLIDWLKNTVIAQGKASERDLYLFHVTDDVDEAIALVTKEVGK, encoded by the coding sequence ATGGGCAACCCCGAAGGCAACGCTCGTCGTCGGCCCCAGGAGCAGCAGCTCGGGCCGGTGCTGAGGAGGCGGAGCCAGGTGCAGGCGGGCAGTACGACGGACCAGCGGCTGCTGGATTCGGCCGGGCCCTCCGAGTGGGTGCACACCGATCCCTGGCGGGTCCTGCGCATCCAGTCGGAGTTCATCGAGGGCTTCGGCACGCTGGCGGAGCTGCCGCCGGCGATCAGCGTGTTCGGATCGGCCCGTACTCCGGTGGACTCGCCGGAGTACGAGGCGGGCGTACGGATCGGGCACGCGCTCGTCGACGCCGGTTTCGCCGTCATCACGGGCGGCGGCCCGGGCGCCATGGAGGCGGCCAACAAGGGCGCCCGCGAGGCCAATGGCATCTCGGTCGGTCTCGGCATCGAGCTGCCCTTCGAGCAGGGGCTCAACCAGCACGTCGACCTGGGGCTGAACTTCCGGTACTTCTTCGTCCGCAAGACGATGTTCGTGAAGTACAGCCAGGGCTTCGTCGTCCTGCCGGGCGGCCTCGGCACGCTGGACGAGATGTTCGAGGCGCTGACCCTGGTGCAGACCCAGAAGATCACCCGGTTCCCGATCGTGCTGTTCGGCACGGAGTACTGGGGCGGCCTGATCGACTGGCTGAAGAACACGGTCATCGCCCAGGGCAAGGCCTCGGAGCGCGACCTCTACCTCTTCCACGTCACGGACGACGTGGACGAGGCGATCGCGCTCGTCACGAAGGAAGTCGGGAAGTAG
- the folP gene encoding dihydropteroate synthase has translation MLRLGRREFDTHEPVIMAIVNRTPDSFYDQGATFRDEPALDRVEQAVAEGAAIIDIGGVKAGPGEHVDAAEEARRTVGFVAEVRRRHPDVVISVDTWRHEVGEAVCEAGADLLNDAWGGVDPKLAEVAARYGAGLVCTHAGEVEPRTRPHRMAYDDVMADILRVTVGLAERAALLGVRRDGIMIDPGHDFGKNTRHSLEATRRLSEMTDTGWPVLVSLSNKDFVGETLDMPVKERLLGTLATTAVSAWLGAQVYRVHEVAETRQILDMVRSIQGHRPPAVARRGLA, from the coding sequence ATGCTGCGACTGGGCAGGCGCGAGTTCGACACGCACGAGCCGGTGATCATGGCCATCGTGAACCGGACTCCGGACTCCTTCTACGACCAGGGCGCGACCTTCCGCGACGAGCCCGCGCTGGACCGGGTCGAGCAGGCGGTCGCCGAGGGCGCCGCGATCATCGACATCGGCGGGGTCAAGGCGGGCCCGGGCGAGCACGTGGACGCGGCCGAGGAGGCGCGGCGCACGGTCGGCTTCGTCGCCGAGGTACGGCGCCGCCACCCGGACGTGGTGATCAGCGTGGACACCTGGCGGCACGAGGTCGGCGAGGCCGTCTGCGAGGCCGGGGCGGACCTGCTCAACGACGCGTGGGGCGGGGTTGACCCCAAGCTGGCGGAGGTCGCCGCGCGGTACGGGGCGGGCCTGGTCTGCACGCACGCGGGCGAGGTCGAGCCGCGCACGCGGCCGCACCGGATGGCGTACGACGACGTGATGGCGGACATCCTGCGGGTCACGGTGGGCCTCGCGGAGCGGGCGGCCCTGCTCGGCGTCCGCCGCGACGGGATCATGATCGACCCGGGGCACGACTTCGGGAAGAACACCCGGCACTCGCTGGAGGCCACCCGCCGCCTGTCGGAGATGACGGACACGGGCTGGCCGGTGCTGGTCTCGCTGTCGAACAAGGACTTCGTCGGCGAGACCCTCGACATGCCGGTCAAGGAGCGCCTGCTGGGCACCCTGGCCACGACGGCCGTCTCGGCCTGGCTCGGCGCCCAGGTCTACCGCGTCCACGAGGTCGCGGAGACGCGGCAGATCCTCGACATGGTCCGATCGATCCAGGGCCACCGGCCCCCGGCGGTCGCCCGCCGGGGGCTCGCCTGA
- a CDS encoding DivIVA domain-containing protein: MIVFWFLLIALVVVVAAVTLAVVGGGSEAVLPEAEPDRVADGLPETRPVARADIDALRLPVAPRGYRMAEVDDVLDRLAAELAERDARIAQLEASAEALRAGSAAGPDLTKRAGQ; encoded by the coding sequence TTGATCGTGTTCTGGTTCTTGCTGATCGCGCTGGTCGTGGTCGTCGCAGCGGTCACCCTCGCGGTGGTCGGCGGCGGTTCCGAGGCCGTGCTGCCCGAGGCCGAGCCGGACCGGGTGGCCGACGGGCTGCCGGAGACCCGCCCCGTCGCGCGGGCCGACATCGACGCGCTGCGGCTGCCGGTCGCGCCGCGCGGCTACCGGATGGCCGAGGTGGACGACGTACTGGACCGGCTGGCGGCGGAGCTGGCCGAGCGGGACGCGCGGATCGCGCAGCTGGAGGCCTCCGCGGAGGCTCTCCGCGCCGGGTCCGCGGCGGGGCCCGACCTGACGAAGCGGGCCGGGCAGTGA
- a CDS encoding DNA-3-methyladenine glycosylase I — MTAVAGPDGGLRCPWALSTPEYIAYHDTEWGRPLHGDDALYERLCLEAFQSGLSWLTILRRREGFRTAFSSFEIAKVAEFDDSDAERLLADEGIIRNRAKIEATLANAKVLAGWEPGELDTLIWSHAPEPGRAPRTIADVPAVTAESTALSKALKKAGIRFVGPTTAYALMQACGLVNDHLAACVSREAAVLPKA; from the coding sequence GTGACGGCCGTCGCCGGCCCCGACGGCGGGCTGCGGTGCCCGTGGGCGCTGTCCACGCCGGAGTACATCGCCTACCACGACACGGAGTGGGGTCGTCCGCTCCACGGGGACGACGCCCTGTACGAGCGGCTGTGCCTGGAGGCGTTCCAGTCGGGGCTGTCCTGGCTGACGATCCTGCGCCGCAGGGAGGGCTTCCGTACGGCCTTCTCCTCCTTCGAGATCGCGAAGGTCGCGGAGTTCGACGACAGCGACGCCGAGCGGCTGCTCGCGGACGAGGGGATCATCCGCAACCGGGCGAAGATCGAGGCGACCCTCGCCAACGCCAAGGTGCTGGCCGGGTGGGAGCCGGGCGAGCTGGACACCCTGATCTGGTCCCACGCCCCGGAACCAGGCCGGGCCCCGCGCACGATCGCCGACGTGCCGGCGGTCACCGCGGAGTCCACGGCCCTGTCCAAGGCCCTCAAGAAGGCCGGCATCCGCTTCGTCGGCCCCACCACGGCCTACGCCCTGATGCAGGCCTGCGGCCTGGTCAACGACCACCTCGCGGCCTGCGTCTCGCGCGAGGCGGCCGTGCTGCCGAAGGCCTGA
- a CDS encoding enoyl-CoA hydratase/isomerase family protein, translated as MADSVLYEVTDGLATITINRPDAMNAMNTEAKVALRDAVRAAAEDTAVRAVLLTAAGGRAFCVGQDLKEHIGNLTSDRETGSSLTMSTVSEHYNPIVRALTEMPKPVVAGVNGVAAGAGFGFALAADYRVVADTASFNTSFAGVALTADSGVSWTLPRLIGASRASDLLLFPRSVKAQEAYDLGIANRLVPAESLAAEAESVARTLAAGPTVAYAAIKESLAYGATHSLRDSLAHEDVVQTRAGASEDHAIAVQAFLAKQPPRYLGR; from the coding sequence ATGGCCGACAGCGTGCTCTACGAAGTGACGGACGGACTCGCGACCATCACGATCAACCGTCCCGACGCGATGAACGCGATGAACACGGAGGCCAAGGTCGCCCTGCGCGACGCGGTCCGGGCGGCAGCCGAGGACACCGCCGTACGGGCCGTGCTGCTCACGGCCGCCGGCGGCCGCGCCTTCTGCGTCGGCCAGGACCTCAAGGAGCACATCGGCAACCTGACGTCCGACCGCGAGACCGGCTCGTCGCTGACGATGAGCACCGTCTCCGAGCACTACAACCCCATCGTGCGGGCGCTCACCGAGATGCCGAAGCCGGTGGTCGCGGGCGTGAACGGCGTCGCCGCCGGGGCCGGCTTCGGCTTCGCGCTGGCCGCGGACTACCGCGTCGTCGCCGACACGGCGTCCTTCAACACCTCCTTCGCCGGGGTCGCGCTGACCGCCGACTCGGGGGTCTCCTGGACCCTGCCGCGCCTGATCGGCGCCTCCCGCGCCTCGGACCTGCTGCTCTTCCCGCGCTCCGTCAAGGCGCAGGAGGCGTACGACCTGGGCATCGCGAACCGCCTGGTCCCGGCGGAGTCGCTGGCCGCGGAGGCCGAGTCGGTCGCCCGTACCCTGGCCGCCGGCCCGACGGTCGCCTACGCCGCGATCAAGGAGTCCCTCGCCTACGGGGCCACGCACTCCCTGCGGGACTCGCTGGCCCACGAGGACGTCGTCCAGACCCGGGCCGGCGCCTCCGAGGACCACGCCATCGCCGTGCAGGCCTTCCTCGCGAAGCAGCCGCCGCGGTACCTGGGCCGCTGA
- a CDS encoding DUF3117 domain-containing protein, translating to MAAMKPRTGDGPLEVTKEGRGIVMRVPLEGGGRLVVELTPDEADALGDALKKVVG from the coding sequence ATGGCGGCCATGAAGCCGCGGACGGGCGACGGCCCGCTCGAGGTCACCAAGGAGGGGCGGGGCATCGTCATGCGCGTACCGCTCGAGGGCGGCGGTCGGCTTGTCGTCGAGCTGACTCCGGACGAGGCGGACGCCCTGGGTGACGCCCTGAAGAAGGTCGTCGGCTAA
- a CDS encoding O-methyltransferase, whose amino-acid sequence MRQLWGQERVITGNRQTSWAFADAFVAEDDALRWARDRSREAGLRSVSPGTGAALRLLAATADAKAVAEIGTGTGVSGIHLLHGMRPDGVLTTVDPEPDRQAFARQAFRAAGFAGNRARFIPGRALDVLPRLADGGYDLVFCDGDPTESLDYLAESLRLLRPGGLVCFEGVFSDGRTVDSAAQPVEVLRVRELLRSVRESPALEAALLPVGDGLLCAVRR is encoded by the coding sequence TTGCGCCAACTATGGGGACAGGAGAGGGTCATTACCGGCAACCGGCAGACGAGCTGGGCGTTCGCCGACGCGTTTGTCGCCGAGGACGACGCTCTGCGATGGGCCCGCGACCGGTCCAGGGAAGCGGGCCTGCGCTCCGTCTCCCCCGGCACCGGCGCCGCGCTGCGCCTGCTCGCCGCCACCGCGGACGCCAAGGCGGTCGCGGAGATCGGCACCGGAACCGGCGTCTCCGGCATCCACCTCCTCCACGGGATGCGCCCCGACGGGGTGCTCACCACCGTGGATCCCGAACCCGACCGGCAGGCCTTCGCCCGTCAGGCGTTCCGCGCCGCCGGCTTCGCCGGCAACCGCGCCCGGTTCATCCCCGGCCGCGCGCTCGACGTCCTGCCCCGGCTCGCGGACGGCGGGTACGACCTCGTCTTCTGCGACGGGGACCCCACCGAGTCCCTCGACTACCTCGCCGAATCGTTGCGCCTGCTGCGTCCCGGCGGGCTGGTCTGCTTCGAGGGGGTCTTCTCCGACGGCCGTACGGTCGACTCCGCCGCCCAGCCGGTCGAGGTCCTCCGCGTGCGCGAGCTGCTGCGCAGCGTCCGCGAGAGCCCGGCCCTGGAGGCGGCCCTGCTCCCGGTGGGCGACGGCCTGCTGTGCGCGGTACGGCGCTGA
- the sigE gene encoding RNA polymerase sigma factor SigE, with product MVGTPLDTTRADRGGAAAPVDRWGVMKRLFRSPGEPKSVTYIADRFHTATATTATFAADAGSQAWTPPSWEEIVSTHSARVYRLAYRLTGNQHDAEDLTQEVFVRVFRSLSTYTPGTFEGWLHRITTNLFLDMVRRKQRIRFDALGDDAAERLPSREPSPQQVLHDTHFDADVQQALDTLAPEFRAAVVLCDIEGLSYEEIAATLGVKLGTVRSRIHRGRSHLRKALKHRSPEARAEQRALAGVAVGAPGAGGEGGTE from the coding sequence ATGGTAGGGACTCCACTGGACACCACCAGAGCCGACAGGGGAGGTGCGGCTGCGCCTGTGGATCGTTGGGGCGTGATGAAGCGCCTCTTCCGGTCACCGGGTGAGCCGAAATCCGTGACCTACATTGCTGACCGTTTCCACACCGCCACCGCAACCACCGCGACCTTTGCCGCCGATGCGGGATCGCAGGCGTGGACCCCTCCTTCATGGGAGGAGATCGTCAGCACGCACAGCGCGCGGGTCTACCGCCTTGCCTACCGTCTGACGGGTAACCAGCACGACGCCGAGGACCTGACGCAGGAAGTCTTCGTCCGCGTCTTCCGCTCGCTGTCCACGTACACGCCCGGCACCTTCGAGGGCTGGCTGCACCGGATCACCACCAACCTGTTCCTGGACATGGTCCGCCGCAAGCAGCGGATCCGCTTCGACGCCCTCGGCGACGACGCCGCCGAGCGGCTGCCGAGCCGTGAGCCGTCCCCGCAGCAGGTGCTGCACGACACCCACTTCGACGCGGACGTACAGCAGGCGCTGGACACCCTCGCGCCCGAGTTCCGCGCGGCCGTGGTGCTGTGCGACATCGAGGGCCTGTCGTACGAGGAGATCGCCGCCACCCTGGGCGTGAAGCTCGGCACCGTGCGCAGCCGTATCCACCGGGGCCGTTCGCACCTGCGCAAGGCGCTCAAGCACCGCTCTCCCGAGGCCCGTGCGGAGCAGCGCGCGCTGGCGGGCGTGGCCGTGGGCGCTCCGGGTGCCGGGGGAGAGGGCGGAACCGAGTGA
- a CDS encoding trypsin-like peptidase domain-containing protein, giving the protein MGTWLNLRQMRRPGGAPGTRGAPMSDSQQTDPAPRWWSRPDGLPDAAPDGVPAPRPSSDAEPVAEPVAGPATGDQPEGDPGTGDSDGQAPGADGPRYDPWAVRPLHVVDAGKAPRGIRIWQMVALGVGTALLAGGIGGYLGVLAERQSGTRLELPQAAPVSKDRAPESVAGIAATALPGVVTLHVSGGGGSGTGTGFVLDAQGHILTNNHVVADAKAITVTFSTGESVAAELVGRDGGYDLAVVKVTGVRGLRPLALGNSENVKVGDPVVAIGAPFDLSNTVTAGIISATGRPITAGGDKGDGGDVSYVDALQTDAPINPGNSGGPLLDAKAHVIGINSAIRGADKDDSDQQSGSIGLGFAIPVNQGKRVAEELIRTGHATHPVIGVTLDMQYTGDGARVAAKGEDGKSAVPPGPGARAGMKPGDVITKVDGQRVHGGDELIIKIRAHRPGDALTLTVLREGRERTLEVVLGSSNGS; this is encoded by the coding sequence GTGGGGACCTGGTTGAATCTGCGGCAGATGCGCCGCCCGGGCGGTGCGCCAGGTACGCGGGGAGCGCCCATGTCCGACAGCCAGCAGACCGATCCGGCTCCGCGGTGGTGGAGCCGGCCCGACGGCCTGCCCGACGCCGCACCCGACGGCGTCCCGGCCCCCCGCCCCTCGTCCGACGCCGAGCCCGTGGCTGAGCCCGTGGCCGGGCCCGCGACCGGGGACCAGCCCGAGGGCGACCCCGGAACCGGCGATTCCGACGGGCAGGCACCGGGTGCGGACGGGCCGCGGTACGACCCGTGGGCCGTGCGGCCGCTGCACGTCGTGGACGCCGGGAAGGCGCCCCGGGGGATCCGGATCTGGCAGATGGTCGCCCTCGGCGTCGGCACCGCCCTGCTCGCCGGCGGCATCGGCGGCTACCTCGGCGTCCTCGCCGAGCGCCAGAGCGGCACCCGTCTGGAGCTCCCCCAGGCCGCCCCGGTGAGCAAGGACCGCGCGCCCGAGAGCGTGGCCGGGATCGCCGCCACCGCCCTGCCCGGCGTGGTCACCCTGCACGTCAGCGGCGGCGGGGGCAGCGGCACCGGAACCGGCTTCGTCCTCGACGCGCAGGGCCACATCCTGACCAACAACCACGTGGTCGCCGACGCCAAGGCGATAACGGTCACCTTCAGCACCGGCGAGAGCGTGGCCGCCGAACTCGTCGGCCGCGACGGCGGCTACGACCTGGCCGTGGTCAAGGTGACCGGCGTCCGCGGCCTGCGGCCACTGGCCCTCGGCAACTCCGAGAACGTGAAGGTCGGCGACCCGGTGGTGGCCATCGGAGCGCCCTTCGACCTCTCCAACACCGTCACCGCCGGCATCATCAGCGCCACCGGACGCCCCATCACCGCGGGCGGCGACAAGGGCGACGGCGGCGACGTCAGCTACGTCGACGCCCTCCAGACCGACGCCCCCATCAACCCCGGCAACTCCGGTGGCCCGCTCCTCGACGCCAAGGCGCACGTGATCGGCATCAACAGCGCGATCCGGGGTGCCGACAAGGACGATTCCGACCAGCAGAGCGGCAGCATCGGCCTCGGCTTCGCCATCCCCGTCAACCAGGGCAAGCGCGTCGCCGAGGAGCTGATCCGCACCGGCCACGCCACCCACCCCGTCATCGGGGTCACCCTCGACATGCAGTACACCGGCGACGGGGCCCGCGTCGCGGCCAAGGGCGAGGACGGCAAGTCCGCCGTCCCTCCCGGCCCCGGGGCGCGCGCCGGGATGAAGCCGGGCGACGTGATCACCAAGGTGGACGGACAGCGCGTCCACGGCGGCGACGAGCTGATCATCAAGATCCGGGCGCACCGCCCGGGCGACGCGCTGACCCTGACGGTCCTGCGCGAGGGCCGGGAGCGCACGCTGGAAGTGGTGCTGGGCTCGTCGAACGGGTCATGA
- a CDS encoding sec-independent translocase, which produces MFNDIGGLELVTIVVLAILVFGPDKLPKVIQDVTGFIRKVRAFSDSAKQDIRSELGPEFKDFEFEDLNPKTFIRKQLGENEDLNELRSSFDLRKELNEVTDAVNGKEPEVAPTAAATPGAAAASAGPDLLKKPAVPAPEARTPFDADAT; this is translated from the coding sequence GTGTTCAACGACATAGGCGGCCTTGAGCTGGTCACGATCGTGGTGCTGGCCATCCTCGTCTTCGGACCGGACAAGCTCCCCAAGGTCATTCAGGACGTGACCGGGTTCATCCGGAAGGTCCGCGCGTTCTCCGACAGTGCCAAGCAGGACATCCGCTCGGAGCTCGGACCGGAGTTCAAGGACTTCGAGTTCGAGGACCTGAACCCGAAGACCTTCATCCGCAAGCAGCTGGGCGAGAACGAGGACCTCAACGAGCTGCGCAGCAGCTTCGACCTCCGCAAGGAGCTCAACGAGGTCACCGACGCGGTCAACGGCAAGGAGCCGGAGGTCGCGCCGACCGCCGCCGCCACGCCGGGCGCCGCCGCCGCTTCCGCGGGCCCGGACCTGCTCAAGAAGCCCGCCGTACCCGCCCCGGAAGCCCGTACGCCCTTCGACGCCGACGCCACCTGA